A window of Chitinophagales bacterium contains these coding sequences:
- the rseP gene encoding RIP metalloprotease RseP, producing the protein MLLAIDWSTVGIKAAQFILSFSILILLHELGHFLPAKWFKCRVEKFYLFFNPWFSLFKKKKGDTEYGIGWIPLGGYVKISGMIDESMDKEQMKEPAQPYEFRSKPAWQRLIIMLGGVTVNVILAIIIFVFILWIWGKEYLPPAEAKYGITTDSLSQSIGLRDGDIILKVDTTSVEDIFQGQIRRSIVLNEARSMTVKRGDSVFNLPLPAELVKQLNTRKATAFTGIRFPSIVDSFAKDSKVAAAGVQIGDQFIGVNGKWTPYNHEFRKAIAGLKDTTIQVALLRNSDTIQVTLPLNKKGQMGLYFQSLTKLGFQFHTKEFSFFEAVPAGFKECWSTLGAYVTGLKQLFTGKAKASESLGSVLSIGGIFPGVWDWQSFWQLTAIFSIILAFMNVLPIPALDGGHALFTLIEMITGRKPSDKFMEYAQMVGMVLLLGLMAYAMGLDIWRIFK; encoded by the coding sequence ATGCTACTAGCCATCGATTGGAGTACTGTCGGAATCAAAGCAGCACAATTTATTCTTTCCTTTTCCATCCTGATCCTTCTGCATGAACTGGGTCACTTTTTGCCCGCCAAATGGTTCAAGTGCCGGGTGGAGAAGTTCTATCTCTTTTTCAACCCCTGGTTCTCTTTGTTTAAAAAGAAAAAAGGAGATACTGAATATGGCATCGGCTGGATTCCGCTGGGAGGTTATGTAAAGATCTCCGGTATGATCGATGAGAGCATGGACAAGGAACAAATGAAGGAACCGGCCCAGCCTTATGAGTTCCGTAGCAAACCAGCCTGGCAACGGCTGATCATCATGTTGGGTGGGGTTACGGTGAATGTGATACTGGCCATCATCATTTTTGTTTTCATTCTCTGGATATGGGGTAAAGAGTATTTGCCACCCGCTGAAGCGAAATATGGAATTACAACAGATAGCCTTTCCCAATCGATCGGGCTTCGGGATGGAGATATCATCCTGAAAGTGGATACGACCTCGGTAGAGGATATCTTTCAGGGACAAATACGCCGTAGCATTGTATTGAATGAGGCCCGGTCGATGACGGTAAAAAGAGGAGACAGCGTTTTTAACCTGCCACTCCCTGCCGAGCTGGTAAAACAACTCAATACCCGGAAGGCAACCGCCTTTACCGGTATCAGGTTCCCATCCATCGTGGACTCCTTTGCAAAAGATTCAAAAGTTGCTGCAGCCGGAGTACAGATCGGTGATCAATTCATAGGTGTTAATGGTAAATGGACTCCCTATAATCATGAATTCCGCAAAGCGATTGCCGGGTTAAAGGATACAACCATTCAGGTAGCCCTGCTCCGTAATAGCGATACAATACAAGTCACCCTTCCTTTGAATAAAAAAGGACAAATGGGTTTGTATTTTCAAAGCCTGACCAAACTGGGATTCCAGTTTCATACAAAAGAATTCAGTTTCTTCGAAGCGGTACCCGCCGGATTCAAAGAATGTTGGTCCACCCTCGGTGCCTATGTAACCGGATTGAAACAACTCTTCACCGGAAAAGCCAAAGCGAGCGAGTCCCTGGGAAGCGTATTAAGCATCGGCGGTATTTTCCCGGGGGTATGGGATTGGCAGTCCTTCTGGCAATTGACCGCGATCTTCTCGATCATCCTGGCGTTTATGAACGTATTACCCATTCCCGCTCTGGATGGTGGTCATGCCCTCTTCACCTTAATCGAAATGATCACCGGTCGCAAACCCAGTGATAAATTCATGGAATACGCGCAAATGGTGGGTATGGTCTTGTTGCTGGGACTGATGGCGTATGCGATGGGCTTGGATATCTGGAGAATATTTAAGTAA
- a CDS encoding 1-deoxy-D-xylulose-5-phosphate reductoisomerase, with product MTNDKPIKRIALFGSTGSIGVQALEVIEANPDLFAAEVLTAQHNDELLIKQALKFRPHIVVIGDESRYNKVKEALASTDTKVFTGAKALEEVAALDVYDMMLAAIVGYAGLKPTISALRSGKAIALANKETLVVAGDIVMQLAVEKRVPIIPVDSEHSAIFQCLVGETRNRIEKVILTASGGPFLGKKPNFLVNVKREHALKHPNWEMGAKISVDSATLMNKGLEMIEAKWLFNLRPDQIQVQVHPQSIIHSMVQFEDGSIKAQMGLPDMKLPIQYAMAFPSRIPNQFPRLDFRKYGTLTFEEPDTRTFRNLALAMHALNKGGNLPCVMNAANEIAVWAFLRNRLGFMDMTDVIERTMENVPFIEKPTLEEYFDSDGEARTFAADLIKL from the coding sequence ATGACGAATGACAAGCCGATAAAACGAATTGCTCTTTTTGGTTCCACCGGTTCCATTGGAGTACAGGCATTGGAAGTGATAGAAGCCAATCCGGATCTTTTTGCCGCCGAAGTGCTGACTGCACAACACAACGACGAGCTGCTTATTAAACAAGCACTCAAGTTTCGTCCGCATATCGTTGTCATTGGTGATGAATCCAGATACAACAAAGTAAAAGAAGCCCTGGCTTCCACCGATACCAAGGTTTTCACCGGAGCCAAGGCCCTTGAAGAAGTAGCCGCCCTGGATGTATATGATATGATGTTGGCAGCGATCGTTGGCTATGCCGGACTGAAACCGACGATCAGCGCGTTGCGTTCCGGGAAAGCCATCGCCCTGGCCAATAAGGAAACATTGGTAGTGGCCGGCGATATCGTGATGCAACTGGCCGTGGAAAAAAGAGTGCCCATAATTCCGGTGGATTCGGAACACTCCGCCATTTTTCAATGTCTGGTAGGAGAGACTCGCAACCGGATTGAAAAAGTGATCCTGACTGCTTCCGGCGGCCCATTCCTGGGAAAGAAACCCAATTTCCTGGTGAATGTAAAAAGAGAACATGCCCTGAAACATCCCAATTGGGAAATGGGGGCCAAAATATCGGTTGATTCAGCCACCCTTATGAACAAGGGACTTGAAATGATCGAGGCTAAATGGCTGTTTAACCTGCGTCCCGACCAGATACAAGTCCAGGTACACCCCCAAAGCATCATCCACTCCATGGTACAGTTTGAGGATGGTAGCATCAAAGCGCAGATGGGGTTACCTGATATGAAACTCCCTATTCAATATGCAATGGCCTTCCCCAGCCGGATACCCAATCAATTTCCGCGTTTGGATTTTCGTAAATATGGTACCCTGACCTTTGAAGAACCCGATACACGCACCTTCCGCAACCTGGCCCTGGCCATGCATGCCCTGAATAAGGGAGGAAACCTTCCTTGTGTGATGAATGCGGCAAATGAGATCGCTGTCTGGGCCTTTTTAAGAAACCGGCTTGGGTTTATGGATATGACGGATGTGATCGAAAGGACCATGGAGAATGTCCCCTTTATCGAAAAACCCACCCTGGAAGAGTATTTTGACAGCGATGGTGAGGCGCGTACCTTTGCCGCCGACCTGATAAAACTGTAA
- a CDS encoding GH3 auxin-responsive promoter family protein, with product MKIKSFLAKPFAGYVHKSLKKGMLTAVQDQEAIFRQLIKTGRVTLFGKDHRLEQVNDHKGFQQAVPVRDYEQFKPYIEKIKEGKDNILWKGKPIYFAKTSGTTSGVKYIPITKDSIPNHINSARNALLCYMAETGHTDFANGKMIFLSGSPELERIGGIPTGRLSGIVNHHIPRYLRTNQLPSYETNCIEDWETKLDRIVEETINQDMTLISGIPPWVQMYFDRLSTIKQKKIREIFPNFRVLVHGGVNFEPYKAKLFETIGQKIDTIETYPASEGFFAFQYSQEEEGLLLNTDSGIFFEFIPAGEVFDPNPTRLTLAEVKTGENYALIVNNNAGLWGYNIGDTVRFVSLDPFRIIVTGRIKHFISAFGEHVIGEEVEYSLLRAAEEENLGITEFTVAPLIQQGQGKSFHEWFIEFENMPADLTAFEQKVDQHLRQKNIYYDDLITGNILSPLRITPVKKNGFIDYMKSKGKLGGQNKVPRLSNDRTIAEELSPWTMN from the coding sequence ATGAAAATCAAGTCTTTCTTAGCCAAGCCCTTTGCCGGGTATGTGCATAAATCGCTGAAAAAGGGCATGTTAACCGCTGTTCAGGACCAGGAGGCGATTTTTCGCCAACTGATCAAAACGGGTCGGGTGACCCTGTTTGGCAAGGACCACCGTCTTGAGCAGGTCAACGACCATAAAGGCTTCCAGCAGGCTGTACCGGTGCGGGATTACGAGCAGTTTAAACCCTATATTGAAAAGATCAAGGAAGGAAAGGATAATATCCTGTGGAAGGGTAAACCGATCTATTTTGCCAAAACATCCGGTACTACCAGCGGGGTCAAATACATTCCCATTACCAAAGACTCCATTCCCAATCATATCAATTCGGCGCGAAATGCCCTGCTTTGTTATATGGCCGAAACCGGACATACCGATTTTGCCAACGGAAAGATGATCTTTCTTTCGGGATCGCCCGAACTGGAAAGAATCGGCGGAATACCCACCGGTCGACTGAGTGGGATCGTCAACCACCATATCCCCCGTTACCTGCGGACCAACCAGCTCCCCAGCTATGAAACCAACTGTATTGAGGATTGGGAAACCAAACTCGACCGGATCGTGGAAGAGACCATTAACCAGGATATGACCCTGATTTCGGGAATACCACCCTGGGTTCAAATGTATTTTGACAGGCTTTCCACGATCAAACAAAAGAAGATACGTGAGATATTCCCGAATTTCAGGGTATTGGTACATGGCGGGGTAAATTTTGAACCGTATAAGGCCAAACTCTTTGAAACCATTGGTCAGAAAATAGACACCATCGAAACCTATCCCGCGTCGGAAGGGTTCTTTGCCTTTCAATATTCACAGGAGGAAGAAGGGCTTCTTCTCAATACGGATAGCGGAATTTTCTTTGAGTTCATCCCGGCAGGAGAGGTATTTGACCCCAATCCGACCCGGCTTACGCTGGCAGAGGTAAAGACCGGGGAGAACTATGCCCTTATCGTTAATAACAATGCAGGGTTATGGGGCTATAATATTGGAGATACGGTCCGTTTTGTTTCGTTGGACCCCTTCCGGATAATAGTTACAGGGCGTATCAAGCATTTTATTTCGGCCTTTGGGGAACATGTGATCGGGGAGGAGGTAGAATACAGCCTGCTTCGGGCCGCGGAAGAGGAAAATCTGGGGATCACAGAATTTACCGTAGCCCCCCTGATCCAGCAAGGCCAGGGTAAAAGTTTTCATGAATGGTTTATCGAATTTGAAAACATGCCTGCCGATCTTACCGCCTTTGAACAAAAAGTAGATCAGCACCTTCGCCAAAAAAATATATATTACGATGACCTGATCACCGGGAATATCCTGTCACCCCTCCGGATCACCCCTGTTAAAAAGAATGGGTTCATAGATTATATGAAATCCAAAGGGAAATTGGGTGGGCAGAATAAGGTTCCTCGGTTGAGCAATGATCGTACCATTGCAGAAGAACTGAGTCCCTGGACCATGAATTAA
- the rplU gene encoding 50S ribosomal protein L21: MFAVVKIAGQQFKVAKDQTLYVPHLEGNAGDKVEFAEVLLADADGSISVGSQVKVKVKAEIVDHVKGDKVIAYKQKRRKGFRKLHGHRTQYTQILIKDIK; encoded by the coding sequence ATGTTCGCAGTTGTTAAAATAGCCGGTCAGCAATTCAAGGTCGCCAAAGACCAAACCCTCTATGTACCCCACCTGGAAGGGAATGCTGGTGACAAAGTGGAATTTGCCGAAGTATTGCTGGCTGATGCCGATGGGTCTATCTCTGTAGGTAGCCAGGTAAAGGTTAAAGTTAAGGCCGAGATCGTTGACCACGTAAAAGGGGACAAAGTGATCGCCTACAAACAAAAAAGAAGGAAAGGGTTCCGTAAACTGCATGGTCACCGTACCCAGTATACCCAGATCCTTATCAAAGACATCAAATAA
- the rpmA gene encoding 50S ribosomal protein L27, with protein MAHKKGEGSVKNGRDSQSKRLGVKIYGGQPATSGNIIVRQRGTVYHPGKNVGVGKDFTLFALADGLVEYKKGRNNRTFVSVSAVETA; from the coding sequence ATGGCACATAAGAAAGGTGAAGGTAGTGTAAAGAACGGTCGCGATTCACAGAGCAAACGCCTTGGTGTAAAGATCTACGGTGGCCAACCTGCTACCTCCGGAAACATCATCGTTCGCCAACGCGGAACCGTTTATCACCCCGGTAAAAATGTGGGTGTAGGTAAAGATTTTACTTTGTTTGCCCTGGCCGATGGCCTGGTAGAATATAAAAAAGGGAGAAATAACAGGACCTTTGTTTCCGTAAGCGCTGTGGAAACGGCTTAA